A section of the Drosophila yakuba strain Tai18E2 unplaced genomic scaffold, Prin_Dyak_Tai18E2_2.1 Segkk21_quiver_pilon_scaf, whole genome shotgun sequence genome encodes:
- the LOC120322238 gene encoding uncharacterized protein LOC120322238 yields the protein MANSNQEYVRRRHVVLFSQLLSSMPSQPAMPSHRNQRRQLIDRCSRGTRSFRCRVCQGIHPLRTCSRFLRLDAERRLRAVLINKYCPNCLAHQHSGGSCRSECRCRVCGDAHHTLLHLHRREKRERSASADRPIETPEPKANIEQPRLSAVLSHTATAILTTVNLRFDIGDKRFDVRAMVDACSTLSRIDGSLAEAMALPILGVGDERVCRATLIPMHTETPRIEVVFHVEEQLRMRTPARELPDAAKTVFTNLILSDPSFHRPAGTSVVLGVDVFPTLIQPGVMHSQNGHIVAQSTVLGWMLSGTYAH from the exons ATGGCAAATTCCAACCAGGAATATGTCCGAAGGCGACATG TCGTTCTTTTCTCTCAGCTTCTCTCATCCATGCCGTCCCAGCCAGCCATGCCGTCCCATCGCAACCAACGTCGCCAGCTCATCGACAGATGTTCTCGAGGAACTCGATCGTTCCGATGCCGAGTCTGTCAGGGGATTCATCCGCTTCGGACGTGTTCGCGGTTTCTCCGGCTAGATGCAGAGCGGCGGCTCCGTGCGGTTCTCATCAACAAATATTGCCCGAACTGCTTGGCGCACCAGCATTCCGGAGGCTCGTGTCGAAGTGAGTGTCGCTGCCGAGTATGTGGGGACGCTCATCACACCCTGCTGCATCTCCATCGGCGGGAAAAGCGAGAGCGGTCTGCCAGCGCGGACAGGCCCATCGAGACGCCAGAGCCGAAGGCCAACATCGAGCAACCCCGCCTCTCGGCAGTGCTCTCCCACACTGCAACGGCTATCCTGACCACCGTCAATCTGCGGTTCGACATCGGGGACAAACGCTTCGATGTGCGGGCTATGGTAGATGCGTGCTCTACTTTGAGCCGCATTGACGGATCACTAGCCGAGGCCATGGCCCTCCCTATCCTGGGAGTCGGTGATGAGAGGGTGTGCAGAGCCACTCTCATACCGATGCATACAGAGACGCCACGGATTGAGGTGGTGTTCCAcgtcgaggagcagctgcgaATGCGGACTCCTGCCCGAGAGCTGCCTGACGCTGCCAAAACAGTGTTCACCAACCTCATCCTGTCGGACCCCAGTTTCCACAGGCCGGCTGGTACCTCCGTCGTGCTAGGTGTGGATGTGTTTCCCACGCTTATCCAACCGGGTGTCATGCACAGCCAGAACGGGCACATCGTAGCACAGAGCACTGTTTTAGGATGGATGCTCTCCGGAACATACGCCCACTGA